The window AATTAAGATAATAAAAAGGTAAAAGATAGAAAGGTTGAAGGCAGGAAGGTCGATCAATCGCAATAAAGAAATAAAGTAAAAGGTATATGGTATTCAGGTTTCGATACCTAATACTCACCACCAGCGACTAAATACTTAATACAAAAAAATAAAAAAATGAGCACAAGTAATATCACATCAAGCAATACTCCCTCAGCAATGACCGGGCAGGGCCGTGTGGTTATTCTTGGCGCTGGCGAAAGTGGCGTTGGTGCAGCAAAATTGGCGCAAGCCAAAGGTTTCGAAGTATTTGTTTCAGACTTTGGTGTAATTGCAGATAAGTATAAAGCGGCTTTAGAGAAGCTTGGTGTCCCCTTTGAATCTGAAAAGCATACAGAAGAGCTGATTCTAAATGCAAGAGAAGTAATTAAAAGTCCGGGTATTCCACCAAGTGCCCCAATTATTAAAAAACTGGTGGCTAAAAGAATTCCGGTGATTTCGGAAATTGAGTTTGCCAAACGCTATACCAATGCTAAAACCATTTGTATTACAGGGTCGAACGGAAAATCGACTACTAGTTTATTAACCTATCACATTTTAAAAAATGCAGGTTTAAATGTGGGGCTGGCAGGTAATATCGGACAAAGCTTTGCCGCACAGGTAGCAACCGAAGATTACGAATATTATGTTTTGGAGATCTCAAGCTTTATGCTCGATGATATGTTTGAATTTAAGGCTGATATCGCTGTTTTATTGAATATCACACCCGATCATTTAGACCGTTACGATTATAAATTGGAAAATTATGCAGCATCGAAAATGCGCATTATCCAAAATCAAACAGCAGCAGATGTTTTTATTTACTGTGCTGATGACCAGGAAAGCTTAAAAGCTATGGCTATTGCCAAACCCCTCGCCAAAACTTACCCTTTTTCAATTGTTAAACCAGTTGAAACAGGAGCTTATTTAGAAGAAACAACAATACATATCCTTACTGAACCAAATAATCAATTAACCATGTCTATTTCAGATTTAGCCTTACAGGGCAAGCACAACGTTTATAATTCTATGGCTTCTGGCATTGTAGCCAAAGTTCTGGAATTGAGAAATGATTCTATCCGCGAAAGCATGGGTAATTTCAAAAACATTGAACATCGCTTAGAGCATGTAGCCAAAATTTCTGGAATCGATTTTATCAACGATAGTAAAGCCACCAATGTAAACTCTACTTGGTATGCCTTAGAAAGCATGACCAGCGATGTAGTGTTGATTATGGGCGGTGTTGATAAGGGGAACGATTATAACATGCTTAAAGATTTGGTTAAAAGTAAAGTTAAGGCTATTGTTTGCTTGGGTAAGGACAACAAACGTATCCACGATGCTTTTGAAGACGACGTAGATGTAATTGTAAATACGTTTTCGGCTGATGAGGCTGCCCAGATTGCTTTTCACCTGGCTAAACGTGGCGATACCGTTTTGCTTTCGCCAGCTTGTGCAAGTTTCGATTTATTTAAAAATTATGAAGACCGCGGTAATCAGTTTAAAGCGGCAGTTAGAGAATTATAATAGGAGGCTCAATATATGTTGCAGGCACTACTTAACAAAACAAAAGGCGACAGGTGGATCTGGTTGATCATCATCCTGCTTTCGCTTATATCGGTAATGGCGGTGTACAGTGCAACAGGAACTTTGGCGTATAAAAAAGGCGAAGCCGTAGAAAAGCTTTTGTTAACCAAACACCTGATTTTTGTATTGATGGGTATTGGTATGATTTACATTGCCCACCTGCTCGATTATCGCTACTATGCCGGTATTTCGAAGGTGTTGATGATTGTAACCATCCCCTTGCTGTTTTATACATTGATATTCGGAACCAACTTAAACGATGCATCTCGCTGGGTAAAAATACCGGTAATTGGATTAACGTTTCAAACTTCCGATTTAGCCAAGCTTGCATTAATTACATTTTTGGCGCGGATGCTCACCAAAAAGCAAGAGAATATTAAAGACGTAAAAGAATCATTTATACCAATTATGGGTTCGGTTTGTGTGGTGTTTGTTTTAATTGCACTGGCCAACCTCTCTACAGCTTTAATGCTGTTTGGTGTAAGTATTTTGCTGTTAATTATTGGAAGGATCAGTATTAAACAGATTGCAATTGTTTGTGCAGGTGGTTTTGTGCTCCTGTTGTTTGTGTTCTTTTTAGGGCCAAGGCGTAAAACATACATGTCGCGTATCAATACGTTTATGCATCCCGAAATGCAGCATTCAGATAAAACTTTCCAGGCAGATCAGGCAAAAATTGCCCTGGCTACTGGTGGTATTTTTGGTAAAGGACCAGGTAATAGTACGCAGCGCAACTTCCTGCCACACCCGTATTCCGATTTTATTTTCGCCATTATTATTGAAGAATGGGGAACACTGGGAGGAATTGTTATTATGATACTATACCTGGTGCTTTTATACCGATGTATCAAGATCGTAACGCGGGCACCCAAGGCATTTGGGGCACTGCTGGCAGCGGGACTAAGTTTTAGTCTTACTATTCAGGCTTTTGCCAATATGGCTGTAGCGGTAGGTTTAGGCCCGGTAACCGGGGTTCCACTTCCACTGGTAAGTATGGGAGGTACCTCAATGATTTTTACCAGTGTGGCCTTTGGTATTATTTTGAGTGTAAGCCGTGATGTGGAAGAAAACGCAAAAATTACTTCGAAAGAAGAAAAAATAGATAATAAAATAATCGTTGGAGAAATTCCGGCGATGGCTTAACAAAATAATTGAGTTAGTGAATGATTGAATTAGAGAATGTCGCTTTTGCAGATAAACATTTATTTATTCAAAATTCATTCATTTAATAATTAATGATAAAAATGAATAATTCCCCAAAAATTATCATATCAGGTGGTGGCACCGGCGGGCACATTTTTCCCGCCGTAGCCATAGCCAATGCGCTTAAACGCTTGGTGCCTGCCTGTGAAATTTTATTTGTGGGTGCAATAGGCCGGATGGAAATGGAAAAAGTTCCCGCGGCCGGATATAAGATTATTGGTTTAAATATTAGTGGAATGCAACGTGGTTCGATTGTGAAAAATTTGGCACTTCCATTTAAGGTAATTGGTAGCGTACGCAAGGCGATACAGATTATTAACGATTTTAAACCCGATGCGGTTGTAGGTGTGGGTGGCTATGCTTCCGGGCCTTTGTTGTATGCCGCATCTTTGAAAGGAATTCCATACCTGATACAGGAACAGAATTCTTATGCTGGTATTACCAATA is drawn from Pedobacter sp. HDW13 and contains these coding sequences:
- a CDS encoding FtsW/RodA/SpoVE family cell cycle protein; the encoded protein is MLQALLNKTKGDRWIWLIIILLSLISVMAVYSATGTLAYKKGEAVEKLLLTKHLIFVLMGIGMIYIAHLLDYRYYAGISKVLMIVTIPLLFYTLIFGTNLNDASRWVKIPVIGLTFQTSDLAKLALITFLARMLTKKQENIKDVKESFIPIMGSVCVVFVLIALANLSTALMLFGVSILLLIIGRISIKQIAIVCAGGFVLLLFVFFLGPRRKTYMSRINTFMHPEMQHSDKTFQADQAKIALATGGIFGKGPGNSTQRNFLPHPYSDFIFAIIIEEWGTLGGIVIMILYLVLLYRCIKIVTRAPKAFGALLAAGLSFSLTIQAFANMAVAVGLGPVTGVPLPLVSMGGTSMIFTSVAFGIILSVSRDVEENAKITSKEEKIDNKIIVGEIPAMA
- the murD gene encoding UDP-N-acetylmuramoyl-L-alanine--D-glutamate ligase, with product MSTSNITSSNTPSAMTGQGRVVILGAGESGVGAAKLAQAKGFEVFVSDFGVIADKYKAALEKLGVPFESEKHTEELILNAREVIKSPGIPPSAPIIKKLVAKRIPVISEIEFAKRYTNAKTICITGSNGKSTTSLLTYHILKNAGLNVGLAGNIGQSFAAQVATEDYEYYVLEISSFMLDDMFEFKADIAVLLNITPDHLDRYDYKLENYAASKMRIIQNQTAADVFIYCADDQESLKAMAIAKPLAKTYPFSIVKPVETGAYLEETTIHILTEPNNQLTMSISDLALQGKHNVYNSMASGIVAKVLELRNDSIRESMGNFKNIEHRLEHVAKISGIDFINDSKATNVNSTWYALESMTSDVVLIMGGVDKGNDYNMLKDLVKSKVKAIVCLGKDNKRIHDAFEDDVDVIVNTFSADEAAQIAFHLAKRGDTVLLSPACASFDLFKNYEDRGNQFKAAVREL